The Platichthys flesus chromosome 8, fPlaFle2.1, whole genome shotgun sequence genome has a window encoding:
- the mars2 gene encoding methionine--tRNA ligase, mitochondrial, which yields MRFPVVIVSRSCKVVHRLKRSPLLSPAPALWRHESVSVSSDVRSHYITTPIFYVNAAPHLGHLYSAVMADCLHRYKLLQGFSSKFATGTDEHGLKIQQAAEAAGKDPLTFCTDVSERFKHLFSSCNISYTDYIRTTERRHRRAVEHFWSVLWNKGLIYKGHYEGWYSTQDESFLTPSQLADAVDSSGNPIKVSLESGHKVEWMKEDNYMFRLSAFRSQLLDWLRGNPRAVQPECFQQLVLQWLQHDLPDLSVSRQRSRLQWGISVPGDPEQTIYVWLDALVNYLTVAGYPHEHHQWWNVVHHIVGKDILKFHAIYWPAFLLGAGLPLPQSIHVHSHWTAEGKKMSKSLGNVVDPLQRSQMFTAEGMRYYLLRQGVPDSDCDYTDLKVFKLLNAELADSLGGLLNRCTAPVLNPAQVHPSFCPQSFPREQGGRAVAEDYHMLDAVTNLRSVVERHYESMHAYKALEAIAACVRQTNGFVQRHAPWKLDKRDSAEQRWRDTIIHVSLECLRVYGTLLQPVVPELSNKLLSRLGVQPGERSWAVLSFLPRYQGTDCPFEGRALGPDTGVLFSRLESPDVEKHEPKKAKKAAKLK from the exons ATGCGGTTCCCTGTTGTCATCGTTAGCAGAAGCTGTAAAGTTGTTCACAGGCTGAAGCGAAGTCCTCTTCTATCGCCTGCTCCCGCCCTGTGGAGACACGAGAGCGTCTCTGTGTCGAGTGATGTCAGGAGTCACTACATCACCACTCCCATCTTCTACGTGAACGCTGCTCCTCACCTGGGACACCTGTACTCAGCGGTGATGGCGGACTGCCTGCACCGGTACAAGCTGCTGCAGGGCTTCAGCTCAAAGTTTGCGACAG GCACAGATGAACATGGTTTGAAAATCCAACAAGCCGCTGAAGCTGCAGGGAAAGATCCGCTGACCTTCTGCACCGACGTGTCGGAGAGATTCAAACATCTCTTCAGCAGCTGCAACATCTCGTACACAGACTACATAAGAACCACCGAGCGGAGACACCGTCGGGCCGTGGAGCATTTCTGGTCGGTGCTCTGGAACAAAGGGCTCATCTATAAAGGACATTACGAAGGCTGGTACTCCACACAGGATGAAAGCTTCCTCACGCCGTCCCAGCTGGCCGATGCCGTGGACTCATCAGGAAACCCGATTAAAGTGTCGCTGGAGAGTGGACACAAG GTGGAGTGGATGAAAGAAGACAACTACATGTTCCGTCTGTCTGCGTTTCGGTCTCAGCTGCTCGACTGGCTCCGAGGAAACCCCCGAGCTGTGCAGCCTGAGTGTTTCCAGCAGCTCGTCCTCCAGTGGCTGCAGCACGACCTCCCTGACCTCTCGGTGTCCCGTCAGCGCAGCCGCCTGCAGTGGGGCATCTCAGTCCCCGGCGACCCCGAGCAAACCATCTACGTGTGGCTGGACGCTCTGGTGAACTACCTCACAGTAGCTGGCTATCCACATGAACACCATCAGTGGTGGAACGTGGTCCACCACATCGTAGGAAAGGATATCTTGAAATTCCACGCCATCTACTGGCCGGCTTTCCTCCTGGGGGCGGGCCTGCCGCTGCCACAGAGCATACACGTGCACTCCCACTGGACAGCGGAAGGAAAGAAGATGTCTAAAAGTTTGGGTAACGTGGTGGATCCTCTTCAGCGCTCACAGATGTTCACGGCTGAGGGTATGAGGTACTATCTCCTGCGTCAGGGTGTCCCAGACTCCGACTGCGACTACACCGACCTCAAAGTGTTCAAGCTGCTCAATGCAGAGCTCGCCGACTCTCTGGGTGGTCTGCTCAACCGCTGCACAGCTCCGGTCCTTAACCCAGCTCAGGTCCACCCCTCGTTCTGTCCTCAGTCCTTCCCAAGAGAGCAGGGAGGCAGGGCGGTGGCCGAAGACTACCACATGTTGGACGCGGTGACGAACCTCCGCTCTGTGGTGGAGCGGCACTACGAGAGCATGCACGCGTACAAAGCCCTGGAGGCCATCGCCGCTTGTGTGCGGCAGACCAACGGGTTCGTCCAGCGCCACGCACCGTGGAAGCTGGACAAGAGGGACAGTGCAGAGCAGCGCTGGCGAGACACCATCATCCACGTCTCCCTCGAATGCCTGAGGGTTTATGGCACCCTCCTGCAGCCGGTGGTGCCAGAGCTTTCTAACAAACTCCTGTCCAGGCTCGGGGTGCAACCAGGCGAGAGGAGCTGGGCCGTTCTGAGCTTTTTGCCAAGGTATCAGGGAACGGACTGTCCCTTTGAGGGCCGAGCGCTGGGACCGGACACGGGAGTGTTGTTTAGTCGCCTGGAAAGTCCGGACGTAGAGAAACACGAACCCAAGAAAGCAAAAAAGGCAGCAAAATTGAAATGA
- the timm8a gene encoding mitochondrial import inner membrane translocase subunit Tim8 A: MDGQGGAADPQLQQFIEVESQKQRFQQLVHQMTEVCWEKCMDKPGPKLDSRTETCLGNCVERFIDTSQFILNRLEQTQRSRGSSSESMMD, translated from the exons ATGGACGGTCAGGGGGGAGCAGCGGACCCGCAGCTTCAGCAGTTCATCGAGGTCGAGTCCCAGAAACAGAGGTTCCAGCAGCTGGTCCATCAGATGACGGAGGTTTGCTGG GAGAAGTGCATGGACAAACCTGGGCCCAAGCTGGACTCAAGGACAGAAACGTGCTTAGGTAACTGTGTGGAGCGATTTATTGACACGAGCCAGTTCATCCTGAACCGACTGGAACAGACCCAGAGGAGCCGGGGCTCGTCCTCCGAGAGCATGATGGACTAA
- the zgc:101583 gene encoding magnesium transporter NIPA2, translating into MEGNRQDFYIGLSLALSSSLFIGASFILKKKGLLRLASKGSMRAGQGGYAYLKEWLWWAGLISMGTGEAANFAAYAFAPATLVTPLGALSVLVSAVLSTYFLNERLNVHGKVGCLLCVLGSTVMVIHAPQEEEVVSLTSMAEKLKDPGFIVFAVCVVGTSLVLIFAVAPRYGQRNVLVYILICSVIGSLSVSCVKGLGIGIKELFAGVAVLKEPLFWSLVLCLVICVSVQLNYLNKALDIFNTSIVTPIYYVFFTTSVMACSAILFKEWLRMTMDEVVGTISGFLTIILGIFLIHAFKDIPFSLDSIPLYLRKGPQGFLGATSRYPAPATEAKQTLL; encoded by the exons ATGGAGGGGAACCGGCAGGACTTCTACATCGGGCTGTCCCTGGCGCTCAGCTCCAGCCTGTTCATCGGAGCCAGTTTCATCCTGAAGAAGAAGGGCCTCCTCAGACTGGCCAGCAAGGGCTCGATGAGAGCAG GTCAAGGGGGCTATGCGTACCTGAAGGAGTGGCTGTGGTGGGCAGGACTAATTTCAA TGGGAACCGGAGAGGCGGCGAACTTCGCTGCGTATGCATTTGCACCCGCAACCCTGGTGACGCCGCTTGGAGCATTGAGCGTTCTTGTGAG CGCTGTGCTCTCCACGTACTTCCTGAACGAGCGGCTGAATGTGCACGGGAAGGTCGGTTGCTTGCTCTGCGTCTTGGGCTCCACCGTGATGGTGATCCACGCcccgcaggaggaggaggtggtttcCCTCACTTCCATGGCAGAAAAGCTGAAAGACCCAG GTTTcattgtgtttgctgtgtgcGTTGTGGGGACCAGCCTGGTTCTAATCTTTGCTGTGGCCCCGCGGTACGGACAGAGGAATGTGCTGGTCTACATCCTgatctgctctgtgattggctccctctctgtgtcttgtGTCAAGGGCCTGGGCATTGGCATTAAGGAGCTGTTTGCCGGGGTGGCGGTGCTGAAGGAACCCCTGTTCTGGTCCTTAGTCCTCTGCCTGGTAATCTGTGTCAGCGTTCAACTCAATTACCTGAACAAAGCCCTCGACATCTTCAACACCTCAATAGTCACGCCCATCTACTACGTCTTCTTCACCACGTCTGTCATGGCCTGCTCGGCGATCCTGTTCAAGGAGTGGCTGAGGATGACCATGGACGAAGTGGTGGGCACGATTAGCGGCTTCCTCACAATCATCTTAGGGATCTTCCTCATCCACGCCTTCAAGGACATTCCATTCAGCCTGGATTCAATTCCGCTGTACCTGAGGAAGGGTCCTCAGGGTTTCCTTGGGGCCACCAGCCGTTACCCGGCTCCTGCCACGGAAGCCAAGCAGACGTTGCTATGA